From the genome of Fusarium oxysporum f. sp. lycopersici 4287 chromosome 3, whole genome shotgun sequence, one region includes:
- a CDS encoding calcium/proton exchanger, with protein sequence MNRQSVTSPLLGASASAPTNNYCSGAKRSLAHCWHIAKVTLLSNYVNFLLVMVPLGIIAGKMGWGSTAVFTLNFFAIIPLAAILSFATEEVSMKLGDTLGGLLNATFGNAVELIVSIAALKRNEIALVQASMLGSILSNLLLVMGMCFLLGGVMHRGESGKGYEQTFSPATAQTTCSLMTLASASLILPATLYAVLDQRSSNEKAQSILTLSHGTAIILLSLYVLYLVFQVRTHSNLFDPENQNEGSGEVEDVEPTLGPIAAIAVLAVTTLLIAFCADYLVDSIDDFVKASGISRAFVGLILIPIVGNAAEHVTAVVVATRDKMDLAMGVAIGSSIQIALLVTPFLVIVGWIAGYEMTLHFETFQTVVFAMSVLFVTCTVQDAKCNYLEGAMLTGLYIIIGLAFYSLPSSDGI encoded by the exons ATGAACAGGCAATCCGTTACCAGCCCCCTTCTTGGGGCTTCTGCATCGGCCCCCACTAACAATTATTGTAGCGGCGCCAAAAGAAGTCTGGCCCACTGCTGGCATATTGCCAAGGTCACTCTTCTAAGCA ACTATGTCAACTTCCTCTTAGTCATGGTGCCTCTCGGTATCATCGCTGGCAAGATGGGCTGGGGCTCAACGGCGGTTTTCACTCTCAACTTCTTTGCTATCATCCCACTCGCCGCTATTCTATCGTTTGCGACCGAGGAGGTCTCAATGAAACTTGGTGATACCCTCGGTGGACTCCTGAATGCTACCTTTGGAAATGCGGTGGAATTAATT GTCAGCATTGCTGCTCTCAAGCGAAACGAAATCGCGCTTGTGCAGGCCTCAATGCTCGGTAGCATTCTTTCCAACCTTCTCTTGGTCATGGGAATGTGCTTCTTGCTTGGCGGTGTAATGCATCGAGGCGAGTCGGGAAAGGGATACGAGCAGACATTTTCTCCGGCTACTGCCCAGACGACTTGCTCTCTCATGACTTTGGCTTCCGCCTCGCTCATCCTCCCGGCAACT CTCTACGCCGTCCTTGACCAGCGTAGTTCTAACGAGAAGGCCCAGAGTATCCTCACACTGTCTCACGGTACTgccatcattcttctctcGCTCTACGTCTTGTACCTCGTTTTCCAGGTTCGAACGCACAGCAACCTTTTCGATCCCGAGAACCAAAACGAAGGCAGCGGGGAGGTTGAAGACGTGGAACCCACTCTTGGTCCCATTGCTGCTATCGCCGTCTTGGCTGTCACCACCCTCCTTATTGCTTTCTGTGCCGATTACCTCGTTGACAGTATCGATGATTTCGTCAAGGCTTCCGGTATTAGCCGAGCTTTCGTTGGTCTCATCTTGATTCCTATCGTCGGCAATGCTGCGGAGCACGTCACTGCTGTTGTTGTCGCCACCAGGGACAAGATGGATCTTGCCATGGGAGTTGCCATCGGTTCTTCTATCCAGATTGCCCTTCTGGTTACTCCCTTCCTGGTCATTGTTGGCTGGATCGCTGGTTATGAAATGACGCTTCATTTCGAAACTT TTCAGACTGTTGTCTTCGCAATGTCTGTCCTCTTCGTTACATGTACCGTTCAAGATGCCAAGTGCAACTACCTCGAAGGCGCTATGCTCACCGGCCTCTACATTATCATCGGCTTGGCATTCTATTCTCTTCCATCGTCTGACGGGATCTGA
- a CDS encoding hypothetical protein (At least one base has a quality score < 10): MNKLISRVDYLSEETAEKLCGEISHLTEQTSQLNRDIKEKDKEYREATNELLTCKINYEAERKRLSERLPVLEIEQLKKQIHELHEQIRALGSELKDKSHGLGTEKDAYDTKAKTMTCQGDVKQTDIIIESLPSDLRNIMSKLIEMQKAMTQQQIACDERRSSSYFTPTKNKQLDESNNFPKLESQVNDLNRIIAQLCEKDRFMVEVQKIQSSATERDCKFNGLKDTMDWLVEEVGKLQRRMKDSEAEVHSRQGDMAEFLRLSSNAWINQKPAEEATSKPNRNQDRRDELDGLREELSQIEKNIMYFTSTFPPPSGQPFSAVLEERFLGKVPVTERLKLLIERVRHRIDDLQSSLAQAKLDDGRVIRPEKARSTFVPDTNEVVTPLSELNMEFLTPKDRESGAIPTPNGQRQSRSADGKHNPDSTHGGDLPLSSPVSGLRPCVKSAFTQTGIQEASTTLAVEGHEVLHESADNPMGSRKLKEEHALGSDTVRTDLERLRASLIFHLCTMLFASKRTVDVERLREGSRIFSRRTVGKGNLELLEQVIKGYSEKSMKSRGANKELRKITYKGRKVFPDTLLKTYTTIFKTLLTLTQNLDINDPIVDSRRTKDLEAARLDKGTKIQRRRGKP, encoded by the coding sequence ATGAATAAGTTGATATCTCGTGTTGACTACCTCAGCGAAGAAACAGCGGAAAAACTGTGCGGGGAAATTAGTCACCTGACAGAACAAACGAGTCAGCTCAACAGAGACATTAAAGAAAAGGATAAAGAATACCGCGAGGCAACCAATGAGTTGCTGACATGTAAAATCAACTACGAAGCAGAGCGCAAAAGGCTATCCGAACGATTACCTGTATTAGAAATAGAACAGCTCAAGAAGCAAATCCATGAGCTCCATGAGCAGATTCGAGCACTTGGCTCAGAGCTCAAAGACAAAAGCCATGGCCTGGGCACAGAGAAGGATGCCTATGACACCAAGGCCAAAACCATGACTTGTCAAGGAGACGTGAAACAAACGGACATTATTATAGAGAGCTTGCCTTCTGACCTACGGAATATCATGTCAAAGCTCATCGAGATGCAGAAAGCAATGACACAACAGCAGATTGCCTGCGATGAAAGGAGGAGTTCTTCATACTTCACCCCTACGAAAAACAAACAACTGGATGAGAGTAATAACTTCCCCAAGCTGGAGAGTCAGGTAAACGATCTTAATCGTATTATTGCCCAACTTTGCGAGAAAGACAGGTTCATGGTCGAAGTACAGAAGATTCAGAGTAGTGCTACAGAGAGAGATTGTAAATTTAACGGCCTAAAAGATACGATGGACTGGCTTGTTGAGGAAGTGGGAAAACTTCAAAGACGCATGAAAGACTCAGAAGCTGAAGTTCATTCGCGACAAGGTGATATGGCTGAATTTCTTCGACTGAGCAGTAATGCCTGGATCAACCAGAAGCCTGCAGAAGAGGCCACTTCCAAGCCCAATAGAAATCAAGACCGCCGTGACGAGCTGGACGGCCTACGTGAAGAGCTTAGTCAGATTGAGAAGAATATCATGTACTTCACAAGCACTTTTCCGCCGCCATCTGGACAACCATTTTCTGCAGTGCTGGAAGAGCGGTTCCTAGGCAAGGTGCCAGTCACAGAGAGGCTAAAACTGCTTATCGAGCGTGTGCGGCATAGGATTGATGACTTGCAATCATCGCTTGCACAAGCCAAGCTCGATGATGGGAGGGTGATCCGCCCAGAAAAGGCCCGGTCTACATTCGTACCAGACACGAACGAAGTAGTAACTCCATTGTCGGAACTGAACATGGAGTTCTTGACCCCAAAAGATCGGGAATCCGGGGCGATCCCGACTCCAAATGGCCAACGTCAATCAAGATCTGCTGATGGCAAACACAACCCTGATTCTACGCACGGGGGTGACTTACCGCTCAGTAGCCCTGTTTCGGGTCTAAGACCCTGTGTCAAATCGGCTTTTACCCAAACAGGGATCCAAGAAGCTTCCACAACGTTAGCAGTGGAAGGCCATGAAGTGCTTCATGAGAGTGCCGATAACCCTATGGGTTCGAGGAAACTCAAAGAAGAGCATGCGCTTGGTAGTGACACCGTTCGTACAGATCTCGAGCGCCTCAGAGCAAGTCTGATCTTTCATCTATGCACGATGTTATTTGCTAGTAAGAGAACAGTAGACGTGGAAAGATTGCGAGAAGGCAGCCGAATCTTTTCCCGAAGAACCGTCGGCAAAGGCAACCTAGAGTTGTTGGAACAGGTCATTAAGGGCTATTCTGAAAAGTCTATGAAGAGCCGAGGGGCCAATAAAGAGCTCAGAAAGATAACATACAAGGGTAGAAAAGTTTTTCCCGATACATTGTTGAAAACCTATACGACTATATTCAAAACCCTCCTTACTCTTACACAGAATTTAGACATCAATGACCCAATCGTCGATAGCAGGAGGACCAAGGATCTAGAAGCCGCACGCCTAGACAAAGGTACAAAGATACAACGACGGAGAGGAAAACCCTAA
- a CDS encoding hypothetical protein (At least one base has a quality score < 10): MKMNLLIWFFIYPLLSLGCDANYRYAVWTPRPGDTLFSDVALALPDINMKEFEKLNPGVDRNKLRTDPASPYKLPYSPQMKIIPPAVWSGDCPKTLLLDGEQQALSHTQYVTTPTPPKIGHHRTGATTITGYSEEITAIASTELSTSTEPAGSGATDDAQDSTVNPTTGSATEPKETISSIATSEKPASTFRTVTGPTSTYRLSPTSISKREAGKPEPACYEDNSSTLQEEVRLKMEQSFCNAFKEVPFTYSDWKKISHEKEIEIGISFVKDSQYCQNFKVDDMICKGYLEGIEGKCKRPGGFVWDECILISIETYKAE; encoded by the coding sequence ATGAAAATGAATCTCTTAATCTGGTTCTTCATCTATCCACTATTGAGCTTGGGTTGTGATGCGAACTACCGTTATGCGGTCTGGACACCTCGTCCAGGTGATACATTATTCAGTGACGTTGCGCTGGCCCTTCCAGATATAAACATGAAGGAGTTTGAAAAGTTGAACCCAGGAGTCGACCGGAATAAACTTCGCACTGATCCTGCGTCACCATACAAACTTCCCTACAGCCCGCAGATGAAAATCATTCCCCCGGCTGTATGGTCCGGGGACTGCCCTAAAACTCTCCTGCTGGATGGAGAACAGCAAGCACTAAGTCACACTCAATACGTAACAACGCCGACGCCCCCTAAAATTGGCCATCACAGAACTGGAGCCACAACTATCACAGGTTATAGTGAAGAAATTACTGCTATTGCGTCAACAGAATTGTCTACTAGCACCGAACCAGCTGGTAGTGGAGCAACAGACGATGCCCAGGATTCGACAGTCAATCCAACGACTGGATCAGCTACAGAGCCAAAAGAGACAATCAGCTCGATCGCTACATCGGAAAAACCAGCATCGACATTCCGTACAGTCACTGGGCCAACTTCTACGTACAGACTTAGTCCGACCAGCATCTCAAAACGAGAAGCAGGGAAACCAGAACCTGCTTGCTATGAAGATAATAGCTCTACCTTGCAAGAGGAAGTAAGGTTAAAAATGGAACAATCATTTTGTAATGCGTTTAAGGAAGTGCCTTTTACTTACTCAGACTGGAAGAAAATTTCTCATGAAAAAGAAATTGAGATCGGGATAAGTTTCGTTAAGGATAGCCAGTATTGTCAGAACTTTAAAGTGGACGACATGATATGCAAAGGATACCTTGAAGGGATTGAAGGTAAATGCAAGAGGCCCGGAGGCTTCGTATGGGATGAGTGTATTCTTATTTCGATTGAAACGTATAAAGCTGAATAG
- a CDS encoding poly [ADP-ribose] polymerase: MLDTDLARTVGFSLIIHINMAKSKLIRAKKGNNHSDETQDGSPNIGTGRYVLRERHRRVTFDTEPPKTYPCTPQVTKNKLQRLEKVETKAKAQALTGNRVMGESPETAVIELRNLIYNQQYFQQVMSSLNYNYKKKPLSELSKRDISNGFQKLKDIARLIYKLDPCDEQLISLTRLRENHSNGYYLSIPHAFVRKPRPVIDSEDLIIEELKLLTILSYMKDIPEDMIIGHEAMDFDHYLQRLAIEEMTVLSKSGKEFDLLKKYVDQSHGIKSRNYKVKDIFRIMRRDEVDRFENSEFSDRRLLWHGSPVTNYGGILSQGLRVAPIEDPMTNELLCKGIYLADMASMSASHCRSDSTGGEALLLLCEVELGKSVQKLFSASLKTGDVAKKQDKYSSTLVRGRTGPTKWIDAGVVHQSLEGISMPDPNFKPSDTSSPHAISNYNKYICYDEAQIRLRYLVRIQF, from the exons ATGCTGGATACTGACCTTGCCCGCACTGTCGGATTCAGTTTGATCATTCATATCAATATGGCAAAGTCCAAACTCATCAGAGCGAAAAAGGGAAACAACCACAGCGATGAAACTCAAGACGGTTCTCCGAATATCGGTACCGGGCGCTATGTGCTTAGAGAACGACATCGTCGAGTGACATTCGATACTGAACCACCAAAAACTTACCCATGCACCCCGCAAGTTACCAAGAATAAACTTCAACGACTGGAAAAGGTCGAGACCAAGGCTAAAGCTCAGGCTCTAACTGGAAACCGCGTTATGGGAGAATCCCCCGAAACAGCTGTCATAGAGCTGAGGAATCTCATCTACAACCAACAATACTTCCAACAGGTCATGTCTTCCCTcaactataattataagaaaaagCCTCTGAGCGAACTCAGCAAGCGAGATATTAGTAATGGTTTCCAAAAGCTTAAGGACATTGCCCGTTTGATTTATAAGCTCGACCCATGTGATGAACAGCTGATTTCTCTAACCCGGCTCAGAGAGAACCATTCCAATGGATATTACTTGTCTATTCCTCACGCATTTGTCAGAAAGCCACGTCCTGTCATTGATAGTGAGGACCTTATCATAGAGGAGTTAAAGCTTCTTACTATCTTGTCGTATATGAAGGACATACCTGAGGATATGATAATCGGCCATGAAGCGATGGATTTTGATCACTATTTACAGCGGCTGGCCATTGAAGAGATGACTGTTCTAAGCAAGAGTGGCAAAGAGTTTGACCTCCTTAAGAAGTATGTTGATCAGTCGCATGGAATTAAATCTAGGAACTATAAAGTGAAGGATATCTTCCGCATTATGCGCCGAGACGAGGTCGACCGGTTTGAAAACTCCGAATTCTCCGATCGTCGTCTTCTCTGGCATGGTTCACCAGTGACTAACTATGGTGGTATTCTTAGTCAGGGCCTTCGAGTTGCACCTATCGAAGATCCAATGACAAATGAGCTGTTATGTAAAGGCATTTATCTCGCCGATATGGCTTCCATGTCGGCCAGTCACTGTCGATCCGATAGCACTGGTGGCGAggctttgcttcttctttgtgAAGTTGAGCTTGGAAAGTCTGTCCAGAAGCTCTTTAGTGCGAGCCTTAAAACTGGCGATGTTGCAAAAAAACAAGATAAATATAGTAGTACATTAGTCCGAGGTCGAACAGGTCCCACCAAATGGATCGATGCCGGAGTTGTTCATCAGAGTCTCGAAGGTATCTCAATG CCCGATCCAAATTTCAAGCCTAGTGACACATCCTCTCCACACGCAATCTCAAACTACAACAAATACATTTGCTACGACGAAGCGCAAATCCGACTTCGCTATCTTGTTCGTATTCAGTTCTAG
- a CDS encoding poly [ADP-ribose] polymerase, which produces MLDTDLARTVGFSLIIHINMAKSKLIRAKKGNNHSDETQDGSPNIGTGRYVLRERHRRVTFDTEPPKTYPCTPQVTKNKLQRLEKVETKAKAQALTGNRVMGESPETAVIELRNLIYNQQYFQQVMSSLNYNYKKKPLSELSKRDISNGFQKLKDIARLIYKLDPCDEQLISLTRLRENHSNGYYLSIPHAFVRKPRPVIDSEDLIIEELKLLTILSYMKDIPEDMIIGHEAMDFDHYLQRLAIEEMTVLSKSGKEFDLLKNQGLRVAPIEDPMTNELLCKGIYLADMASMSASHCRSDSTGGEALLLLCEVELGKSVQKLFSASLKTGDVAKKQDKYSSTLVRGRTGPTKWIDAGVVHQSLEGISMPDPNFKPSDTSSPHAISNYNKYICYDEAQIRLRYLVRIQF; this is translated from the exons ATGCTGGATACTGACCTTGCCCGCACTGTCGGATTCAGTTTGATCATTCATATCAATATGGCAAAGTCCAAACTCATCAGAGCGAAAAAGGGAAACAACCACAGCGATGAAACTCAAGACGGTTCTCCGAATATCGGTACCGGGCGCTATGTGCTTAGAGAACGACATCGTCGAGTGACATTCGATACTGAACCACCAAAAACTTACCCATGCACCCCGCAAGTTACCAAGAATAAACTTCAACGACTGGAAAAGGTCGAGACCAAGGCTAAAGCTCAGGCTCTAACTGGAAACCGCGTTATGGGAGAATCCCCCGAAACAGCTGTCATAGAGCTGAGGAATCTCATCTACAACCAACAATACTTCCAACAGGTCATGTCTTCCCTcaactataattataagaaaaagCCTCTGAGCGAACTCAGCAAGCGAGATATTAGTAATGGTTTCCAAAAGCTTAAGGACATTGCCCGTTTGATTTATAAGCTCGACCCATGTGATGAACAGCTGATTTCTCTAACCCGGCTCAGAGAGAACCATTCCAATGGATATTACTTGTCTATTCCTCACGCATTTGTCAGAAAGCCACGTCCTGTCATTGATAGTGAGGACCTTATCATAGAGGAGTTAAAGCTTCTTACTATCTTGTCGTATATGAAGGACATACCTGAGGATATGATAATCGGCCATGAAGCGATGGATTTTGATCACTATTTACAGCGGCTGGCCATTGAAGAGATGACTGTTCTAAGCAAGAGTGGCAAAGAGTTTGACCTCCTTAAGAA TCAGGGCCTTCGAGTTGCACCTATCGAAGATCCAATGACAAATGAGCTGTTATGTAAAGGCATTTATCTCGCCGATATGGCTTCCATGTCGGCCAGTCACTGTCGATCCGATAGCACTGGTGGCGAggctttgcttcttctttgtgAAGTTGAGCTTGGAAAGTCTGTCCAGAAGCTCTTTAGTGCGAGCCTTAAAACTGGCGATGTTGCAAAAAAACAAGATAAATATAGTAGTACATTAGTCCGAGGTCGAACAGGTCCCACCAAATGGATCGATGCCGGAGTTGTTCATCAGAGTCTCGAAGGTATCTCAATG CCCGATCCAAATTTCAAGCCTAGTGACACATCCTCTCCACACGCAATCTCAAACTACAACAAATACATTTGCTACGACGAAGCGCAAATCCGACTTCGCTATCTTGTTCGTATTCAGTTCTAG